In the Malania oleifera isolate guangnan ecotype guangnan chromosome 1, ASM2987363v1, whole genome shotgun sequence genome, one interval contains:
- the LOC131149245 gene encoding uncharacterized protein LOC131149245 — protein sequence MVRDGHYTNVTARNVRYDTLRSSHLKPPKNRKVDLKPSICRASQVFFAVRSHCRLADWQFVLKVFDFSLEGRLHSQGSSSKNQLRNLRFLQILEACKLQLSHSFSRDSAVGMSLQFFYFFYFIG from the exons ATGGTCCGTGACGGCCATTACACTAACGTTACGGCCCGTAACGTCCGTTATGACACG CTTAGATCTTCTCATTTGAAGCCTCCAAAGAACCGAAAAGTAGATTTGAAGCCTTCAATTTGTCGTGCTTCGCAA GTGTTCTTCGCAGTTCGCAGCCATTGCAGGTTGGCTGACTGGCAGTTTGTCTTGAAGGTGTTCGATTTTTCCCTTGAAG GTCGCCTCCATTCACAGGGTAGCAGCTCCAAAAATCAGCTTCGAAACCTTCGATTCCTCCAAATTTTGGAGGCTTGCAAGTTGCAGCTCTCTCACAGCTTCAGTCGGGACTCGGCAGTGGGTATGTCTCTTCAGTTCTTCTACTTCTTCTACTTCATTGGTTAA